One Maniola jurtina chromosome 24, ilManJurt1.1, whole genome shotgun sequence DNA window includes the following coding sequences:
- the LOC123877898 gene encoding zinc finger protein 559-like — protein sequence MVTSFYIMKMNEKTTSMEEYYNGLCSMPLPVFSEHLKRKTKCRACLQEGDIPITNVANYDEMTEALHIFGNIQIDDDDDNPTYLCNVCYKFLKSAILFRKIAYRTNVTLRQPLLKQSPGHHNDYDYNITFEDKSNQVYLTQVFECKKEPEEGGGKVECPICKQVLSKSYYKKHLEHHNPDAAEPYVCDVCGKSFKVKSFYLRHRERHETRYLFKCSLCPYVGRYKERLSMHMRVHTRDLKYLCTQCPARYINRSSLNDHIKFRHTEPQRKCDLCDKAFYDNLNLQRHVDVAHLGIKNHECNLCGKKFGYRNKLLQHQRNIHESYVRPNVRKIKKPLNSDNTE from the coding sequence atgGTGACATCATTTTACATTATGAAGATGAACGAGAAAACAACCAGCATGGAAGAGTACTATAATGGTTTATGTAGTATGCCACTACCTGTTTTTAGTGAGCATTTGAAGCGTAAAACTAAATGTAGGGCTTGTCTGCAGGAAGGCGATATACCGATTACCAATGTCGCGAACTACGATGAAATGACAGAAGCCCTACATATTTTTGGTAACATCcaaattgatgatgatgacgataacCCAACATATTTGTGTAATGTTTGCTACAAGTTTCTAAAGAGTGCTATTTTATTCAGGAAAATTGCGTATCGAACGAATGTAACATTAAGGCAACCCTTACTGAAACAGTCGCCAGGTCATCACAACGACTATGACTATAACATAACATTTGAAGATAAATCAAATCAGGTTTATCTGACTCAAGTTTTCGAATGTAAAAAAGAGCCAGAAGAAGGTGGTGGCAAAGTTGAATGTCCCATATGTAAGCAAGTTCTCAGTAAATCATACTATAAGAAACATTTAGAACACCACAATCCAGATGCAGCAGAACCATATGTGTGTGATGTTTGTGGAAAATCATTCAAGGTCAAGTCTTTTTACTTAAGACACAGGGAACGACATGAGACTAGATACCTTTTTAAATGCTCATTATGTCCCTACGTAGGCCGCTACAAAGAGAGACTATCTATGCATATGCGTGTACATACTAGAGATCTGAAATATCTATGCACTCAGTGCCCTGCTAGGTACATCAACAGAAGCAGCTTGAATGATCACATCAAGTTTAGGCATACAGAGCCACAACGTAAATGTGATTTGTGCGACAAAgctttttatgataatttaaatCTTCAAAGGCATGTCGATGTTGCACATTTGGGCATTAAGAACCACGAGTGCAATCTGTGCGGCAAAAAATTTGGCTACAGGAATAAATTGTTGCAGCATCAAAGAAATATTCATGAATCATATGTTAGGCCTAATgtcagaaaaattaagaaaccTTTAAATAGCGACAATACTGAATGA
- the LOC123877894 gene encoding zinc finger protein 62-like → MKVNKIRVNMEEYYSGIHNMPLPVFSKHLKRKTKCRACMQEGDILITNITKPNEMTEALNIFGNIETDDDLENPTYLCYICYKFLKSAILFRKVAQRTNETLRQPLVKQSPDHLNDYEDNLGTFEDDQSDQIYSTKDFKCKKQPNFECKQEPIVKGNKVECPICKKLLGKSYYYNIHLQLHNPNLPDQYVCDICGKSFKLKKVYSGHMERHETRYIFKCDLCPYAGRYKERLSMHMRVHTGELKYLCTQCPARYVTRGRLNDHVKLKHTKPQYKCTYCVKAYHSSLYLQRHIDAAHLGIKSHECNLCSKTFSYRKKLLEHLKIIHKTSLRPNVRRLDRKSVKQQ, encoded by the coding sequence ATGAAGGTGAACAAGATAAGGGTCAATATGGAGGAGTACTACAGTGGTATACACAATATGCCATTACCTGTGTTTAGTAAGCATTTAAAGCGTAAAACTAAATGTAGGGCTTGCATGCAGGAAGGTGATATACTGATAACCAACATCACGAAACCCAATGAGATGACTGAAGCCCTAAATATTTTTGGTAACATCGAAACTGATGATGATTTAGAAAATCCTACCTATTTGTGCTATATTTGTTACAAGTTTTTAAAGAGTGCTATTTTATTCAGAAAAGTTGCACAACGCACAAACGAAACTTTGAGGCAACCCTTAGTGAAACAATCGCCCGATCATCTCAATGATTATGAAGACAATCTGGGAACATTTGAAGATGATCAATCAGATCAGATTTATTCGACTAAAGATTTCAAATGCAAAAAACAGCCTAATTTTGAATGTAAACAAGAGCCAATAGTAAAGGGTAACAAAGTTGAATGCCCCATATGTAAAAAACTTCTTGGAAAGTCCTACTACTATAATATTCATTTGCAACTACACAATCCAAATCTCCCAGACCAATATGTGTGTGATATTTGTGGAAAGTCGTTCAAGTTGAAGAAAGTTTACAGTGGACACATGGAACGACACGAGACCCGATACATTTTTAAATGTGACTTATGTCCTTATGCAGGACGCTACAAAGAGAGACTATCTATGCACATGCGTGTACATACTGGAGAGTTGAAATACTTGTGCACTCAGTGCCCTGCTAGATATGTCACTCGAGGCAGGTTGAACGACCATGTCAAATTGAAACACACTAAGCCACAATATAAATGTACTTATTGTGTTAAAGCATATCATAGCAGTTTATATCTTCAAAGGCATATTGACGCAGCACATTTAGGGATTAAGAGTCATGAGTGTAATCTATGCAGCAAAACATTCAGCTACAGAAAAAAATTGTTGGAGCATCTAAAGATAATTCACAAAACAAGTTTGAGGCCTAACGTCAGAAGATTGGATAGAAAATCTGTCAAGCAACAATAG
- the LOC123877896 gene encoding zinc finger protein 471-like, translating into MNKKRVNIEEYFNGLHNMPLPVFSKHLKHKTICRACMQEGDILITNITKPNEMTEALNIFGNIETDDDVENPIYLCYICYKFLKSAILFRKVVQRTNETLRQTFVKQSPDHLNDYDYLGTFEDDKSQDYSPKDFKCKKQPNFECKEEPIIKGNKVECPLCKKLLGKSYYYNIHLQLHNPNLPDQYVCDICGKSFKLKKVYSGHMERHETRYIFKCDLCPYAGRYKERLSMHMRVHTGELKYLCTQCPARYNSRGRLNDHVKLKHTEPEFKCDSCDKAYHNSLNLQRHIEASHLKIKKHQCDVCGAAFGYRHDMLKHERLVHKRANLRPRFFKSAYKRTSNNSE; encoded by the coding sequence ATGAACAAGAAAAGAGTTAATATAGAAGAATACTTCAATGGTTTACACAATATGCCACTACCTGTGTTTAGCAAGCATTTAAAGCATAAAACTATATGTAGGGCTTGCATGCAGGAAGGTGATATACTGATAACCAACATCACGAAACCCAATGAGATGACTGAGGCCCTAAATATTTTTGGTAACATCGAAACCGATGACGATGTcgaaaatcctatctatttgtGCTATATTTGCTACAAATTTCTAAAGAGCGCTATTCTATTCAGGAAAGTTGTGCAACGCACAAACGAAACATTAAGGCAAACCTTCGTGAAACAATCACCCGACCATCTCAACGATTATGACTATTTAGGAACATTTGAAGATGACAAATCACAGGATTATTCACCTAAAGATTTCAAATGCAAAAAACAGCCTAATTTTGAATGTAAAGAAGAGCCAATAATAAAGGGCAACAAAGTTGAATGCCCCTTATGTAAAAAACTTCTGGGAAAGTCCTACTACTATAATATTCATTTGCAACTACACAATCCAAATCTCCCAGACCAATATGTGTGTGATATTTGTGGAAAGTCATTCAAGTTGAAGAAAGTTTACAGTGGACACATGGAACGGCACGAGACCCGATACATTTTTAAATGTGACTTATGTCCTTATGCAGGACGCTACAAAGAGAGACTCTCCATGCATATGCGTGTACATACTGGAGAGTTAAAATACTTATGCACACAATGCCCTGCTAGGTATAATTCTAGAGGTAGGTTGAATGATCATGTCAAGTTAAAGCATACAGAGCCCGAATTTAAATGTGATTCTTGTGATAAAGCATATCACAATAGTTTGAATCTCCAGAGGCATATAGAAGCATCacacttaaaaattaaaaagcatcaATGTGATGTATGTGGCGCAGCTTTTGGTTACAGACATGACATGTTGAAGCATGAAAGACTTGTACACAAGAGGGCTAACTTAAGGCCTCGTTTCTTCAAATCAGCTTACAAACGTACCAGCAACAATAGCGAGTGA
- the LOC123877895 gene encoding zinc finger protein 226-like → MNKKRVNIEEYYNGLHNMPLPVFSKHLQHKTKCKACMQEGDILITNITKPNEMTEALNIFGNIETDDDVENPIYLCYICYKFLKSAILFRKVVHRTNETLRETFMKQSPDHLNDYDYLGTFEDDKSQDYSPKDFKCKKQPNFECKEEPIIKGNKVECPLCKKLLGKSYYYNIHLQLHNPNLPDQYVCDICGKSFKLKKVYSGHMERHETRYIFKCDLCPYAGRYKERLSMHMRVHTGELKYLCTQCPARYNSRGRLNDHVKLKHTEPEFKCDSCDKAYHNSLNLQRHIEASHLKIKKHQCDVCGAAFGYRHDMLKHERLVHKRANLRPRFFKSAYKRTSNNSE, encoded by the coding sequence ATGAACAAGAAAAGAGTAAACATTGAAGAATACTACAATGGTTTACACAATATGCCACTACCAGTGTTTAGTAAGCATTTACAGCATAAAACTAAATGTAAGGCTTGCATGCAGGAAGGTGATATACTGATAACCAACATCACGAAACCCAATGAGATGACTGAAGCCCTAAATATTTTTGGTAACATCGAAACCGATGACGATGTcgaaaatcctatctatttgtGCTAtatttgttacaagtttctAAAGAGTGCTATTTTATTCAGAAAAGTTGTGCACCGCACAAACGAAACATTAAGGGAAACCTTCATGAAACAATCACCCGACCATCTCAACGATTATGACTATTTAGGAACATTTGAAGATGACAAATCACAGGATTATTCACCTAAAGATTTCAAATGCAAAAAACAGCCTAATTTTGAATGTAAAGAAGAGCCAATAATAAAGGGCAACAAAGTTGAATGCCCCTTATGTAAAAAACTTCTGGGAAAGTCCTACTACTATAATATTCATTTGCAACTACACAATCCAAATCTCCCAGACCAATATGTGTGTGATATTTGTGGAAAGTCATTCAAGTTGAAGAAAGTTTACAGTGGACACATGGAACGGCACGAGACCCGATACATTTTTAAATGTGACTTATGTCCTTATGCAGGACGCTACAAAGAGAGACTCTCCATGCATATGCGTGTACATACTGGAGAGTTAAAATACTTATGCACACAATGCCCTGCTAGGTATAATTCTAGAGGTAGGTTGAATGATCATGTCAAGTTAAAGCATACAGAGCCCGAATTTAAATGTGATTCTTGTGATAAAGCATATCACAATAGTTTGAATCTCCAGAGGCATATAGAAGCATCacacttaaaaattaaaaagcatcaATGTGATGTATGTGGCGCAGCTTTTGGTTACAGACATGACATGTTGAAGCATGAAAGACTTGTACACAAGAGGGCTAACTTAAGGCCTCGTTTCTTCAAATCAGCTTACAAACGTACCAGCAACAATAGCGAGTGA